The sequence ACTAAGACACGTGGCATGTTTTGTAGGCTAATAACTTGATGGACTACCAAAATGAAGGTCTTATGTACTTTCTATAAACACAAATTGTATGCCTCTTTCTTTACATTTCCAAAAGCCACTCGACAAAGATGGAACCACACTTGCCTGTGAGGAATGTTTCAGCATTTCTCCTTGAGGGCTTTGTAGACCTTGGCCAGAGTGGACTCAATGTAAATTTTTCTGGTTATAAAAGGAGTTACAAATTGAAACCAGAGGAAACTGGCCTCACGATTCTGATTTGTTTCAAGTGGCAGTTCTTTAGAACCACTTAATCTGGTCATTCTGTTCAGCAGACCCTTCTCCCATCTCTGACACTGAGCAGTTTACATGCTGATTCTTTCCTGCTAGATTAAACTTATACACACTCATGTCCCAAGAGCAGTCTTAAATCATTGGAGGATGGGGGTACAGAGTTAAAATTCATTCTAAGGATGGGTACATTTTAAATTGCTGTGCCAGttggtaatttgtctttttttcctggtgGAGTCAGTAAATTCCAATATTGGGAAAATAGAATTTGTTTTCTACGTTCCTGAGACCTTTTGGCTTGGCTTGATTGAGGCCAAATATAAAATGTAGACTCCCAGTCCCCAAGCCAGCCAGTCTGATTTACTAGAGGTGGTGAATATTCAGATATTTGCATTTTACCTAGTACCCACACAATTCCCATGCAATAGCCCAAAGACCACCTTTGAAATACTGTTGGGTGAGGGAATACTGTTTCTTGAGGTGCTTTTTTGTTTGGTGGGTTGGTTGATTGGTTCTTCTCAGTCtctgtgtggagaatagggaattCTTAAGTTGCAAttagttttaaaagaaggaaaaaaaggacttAGAAAAAAGTTATGTTGACTAGATGAGagtgatggagggagggaaaaggaataAGGCAGTCAGGGATCAGGGAAGACGATGGAGGGAGACAGtagtacgttttttttttttaccatttaacAAATACCGAATACTTACTGAATGTGAGTACTGTGCTAAATGCTGGAGATTCAAAGGTGAACTCGACAGCAGGGCCCACCCTCAGGGAGTTTACAATCTAGGGTAGGCTGAGACAGGTACAAAGGTGCTGTGGGAAGGCCCCTAACCCAGGCTTGGCTTCCTGAGGGGGAATCTGCATGCTCTGGACCCGGAGTAGTCAAGGAGGGGGTAAAGGGGCTCTAGAGCTAAttcattctatttaatttttaaacttttttttttcttgcttacaaAAGTAATAATGTTTGTTATGAAACAACTTCCTAGCATAGGAAAGTGAAAGCCTTTTACAATCCTCCCTGCTACTGATCACCGCCCTTCCCTGTCGGATCACCAGTCAGGAGATTGGGACTCCGCGACTTTGAGGATTTGTTTCGGGAAGGCGAAGTCCAGCATCGGTCCTCCTACCAGCAGGGGGTGGAGTACTGCAAGCCAGGCGGCCGGCGGGTCTCTCTTCCACACGTCGCTGGCGTGAGCGTCGGCGCTACATACTGCGCCTGCGCACGCGCCACGGCCTTTTTCCCCCCCCGGAGCCGTGCTGGTTTTGCAGCTTGGTGGCGGATAGAGCTTGTGTTCTACAGGATGGTGAGTGTGTATCTCGGTCTCGGGGCTACAGATGCATGGGGGTTCCCCCTCCTTGTCCTAAAGGCAGGCTAGGTTCCGTCTGGCGCTGTGCAGGGATCGGATGCCATTAGATTGCCGGCTCTGCCGTGGTCGGGCTGCAGCTCCCAGCGTGGCCTTAATGGCTGCCACGGCGCACAAGCGGGCGGGGGGAGGGGTTGAAGAAGAGGGGGAGTTGGGGCAGAGGATTGGGGATGGGGTGAGTATAGTAGACAAACGACAGGGTTAGTGCAGGCCCGGCAGAGGGGGCACCGGCAGGCGGCCGGGGCGAGGAGATTGCGTAGAGTCAGTCTCAGACTAGCTGGGGGATGCCTGAGTGGAGACGGGCTGCGGCTCCtcggacccagctccacccatgaCTGCTTGGTGGGTTTTCCGGGAGAGCGTCGGGGCTGGCAAATTGTTCGGAAAACCTGTGTTTTGGGGCCGAAGAAGTGGCTTTTAAGCCACAACCGTCAGTAGAACCTGGAGGCTGTGGGGTCTCTGGGCCCCGAAAAGAAGCTCATTTACTTTGGTATGCGTCGCCTGCCTCTTTCTCTATATCGTCGCTGGCTCCGCTTTTTAATGATTCTTCGGGTGGGTGTTGCTTTAGTTGGTGGGGGTCAGTGTTGTTTTAATCGGGAGTAATTGCTGAATATATCCTTGGCCAGTTATGTTTTGTGGCAAGTAATTTAGGCTTTTGAAATACATTTGTGGAAAGAGGGAAATATTAGGTTCTCGAAATGGGACAGTGTTAAGAACAGATTGACGTTTGCAAGATTGCTGTCTTGAACAGTGTTTTGCAAAGTTGGTCACTAGGATTATTGCTGGTCCAATAGGGAACAAAAGTTGAGAGTAAGtttaagaatttaaaatcaaTGTGACAGTTTTATATCTGGTGAATATAATAAATTGGCCtgcattttgtatgttttttcatTCCATCTTTCCTgctgattcatttttattttgctttatgaaACTGTCAGTCTTGACATATGGAAAGTAGGAGAAAAAGTGATTCTTGACTTCAGATTTGAGAAAGTGATGGTTGTGTCTGGATTCACTTTTGAAGTTTAAGTGTTACTTTGTTACACAGTTAACACAAATGTCAAAAGTATCAGAAGCTAAAACATTTATCAaagttttaataacttttttttatcttaaaggGGTTTGTTAAAGTTGTCAAGAATAAGGCCTACTTCAAGAGATACCAAGTGAAATTTAGAAGACGGCGAGGTATGGTCAGGTTTTCATGTTCACGACATGAAAAGAATCTGCTTTGTAGTGGAATagacttttttaaattacttttttttttcagagggcAAAACTGACTACTATGCTCGGAAACGATTGGTAATTCAAGATAAAAATAAGTACAACACACCCAAATACAGAATGATAGTTCGTGTAACTAACAGAGATATCATTTGTCAGGTAAGTTGTATTCTAGACGCAAGTAATGGATGGTAacctccacccccctccccttctgCCATCACTGTGGTAGAAAAGTTGTACTTGGGGAGCAAAACACAACATATGCATTAGGTCCATCTAGTCTAGTGCCTGGCACTCCAAGGAACATTGAGTAGTTCTTTTAGTAGGTTTGAAGTTGGAGCCTGGGAAATTGGTACTGTAAAAAGTACTCTGAGGATCAGCTGTTTGGCAATCCTGACCCAGTTTAATTCCATTCACTTTCTaattggtgggggtggggtgggggtgggggtgggattagAGAAGTTCATGGCACTGTGCTATTtttgtgggggtgggagggtaaatttgagacccagtagAAGGTTCTTGCCCATTCCAATTCCAGTAAGATAATAGAATTTATTGTGGACTGAGTTCACTTATCCAATACTTTGAAGAGGTAGGTAGTTGTGAATGTTAAATTAGACtcttaagattatttttattcttgattATTGTTCAAAATAGGTTTTAGTAAATACTTAACGAAGGTGTCTCCCATGTAAAAGACTTACAGAAAGTGGCAATTTGCTCCTAGAAGGTAGTTTTCTGGGCTTTTACAACTAGGAAAACTTTTCGTACTTGAGATTTGGAGGAGACAGGCACATTTATTTTCTGGCCAGACTAATTTGTTGGTTGTGAAGGCAATCTCTTCCTCCATACCTAAGTTCAGATAACTAAATATTAGGTTTTCTGAAACATTGTTGGACTTAGATATGCTTAGTTTAAAAGGTGTTTGAAATAATCAGGgattcctttttgatttttcaaagtgCCTCCTTAATTCACCAGCTTTCCCAGCTCAAGGTCTTTTCAGTATTTCTCAGAAGTAAGGAACTACAGTATAACTTATTCCAAAGGTATTTTAATATTCGATGTCTGTGGTAATTTGAGACTTATGTACTGTGAAATTAGTCAAACATACTTACAAACTCATAAACCTACCTTCTGTAGTTGACCAGGCCATAATTGTTGAAGGTGAGTGGGTTTAACAAAGATCTTAAGTGATGCagatctgtgtgtttttttgttaaaTCTTTTGAAAAAGAAGGCACTTAGGAAGTAATCCACAAAACAGTGAAAACAGATTACTAACCTGTTTTTTCTCTTATTGTAGATTGCTTATGCCCGTATAGAAGGAGATATGATAGTTTGTGCAGCTTATGCTCATGAACTCCCGAAGTATGGTGTGAAGGTTGGCCTGACAAATTATGCTGCAGCATATTGTACTGGCCTGCTGCTGGCACGCAGGGTATGTACAAGATTACTTTAAGTGATGTATTTTGGAATTAGCTCACTGGAGTTGTCTGCAACATAGATGGTTCACACATGGAtaagacaccttcagctagctgtggggagagaggagtgcCTCCTGTTGCCCTGTGGCTTATAAGGGCGTCACCAGGgaagataattttatataaatacctTGTTTAAGACAGAGATGTACTTTATAATCTGGGGaagcctttttttctgttttctcccattTGTTGGGTATATCTAGACCAATAGAATTATTTTGCATTGATGGATATCTGTAATCTGTGCTGTCTGATATGGTAGCCGCTAGCCACATCTAGCTGTTAAGCGCTTGAAATGTGTCTAGTGCTGCTGATAACTGAGTTTTTAACTTAAATATGAATAGCAGGTTGTGGCTAGTTGGTGACTGTCTTGTTGGACAGATCTAGTCAGAAGTGTAGATCTTACCATCAGCGTACATTAAAAATGCAGACTATACCCCACACCTTCAGAATTTATATTCTCATAGGGTGTCCAGGTGATTTATATGCATGCTAAATTTTGAGAAGCAGTGCCTTAAGCTTTTGAGGCGGGGGTAGGCGTTGGTGGGgggattcatttttgttttaataatcttTGCCTTTGGGTGGCAACATTTcctataaaaggaaatgaaaatgtgatcttaccttgtttttgttttctgacctTGTTTTGCAGTGGAATTGTTAAGCATGCATCATTGTTGGGGACCCACATCTTCACTGGTTATAAACATGTTTGGGTTGGGACATTGTCTTTTATATGAGCATCTTGGTGCAAAGGCACTATAGATAACTAGCAGAGTAGTGGCACATATTAACATAATACAGTGGCAGGGTAGAGCCACAAAAGGTGTTCTCTTCAGCACAGGATCCTACTCATAATACTGTAATCAAATTAAACAAAACTGCCtatgataatatttaatatttggtgGTTGAATTATAGCTAAATATGACCGAGGAAAGGTGGAGATTACTTCCCTTGAGTAAATATATAAGAATCAAATTTAAGTATCATGTCCTTATTGATTGCTATAGAAATCAAGTATGGACAATGTAGCAGGTTCAGAAACTGTTAAACAGTTATACTTGTTGGTAAAATTGGATATCTGAAATTTCTTTTTGtggcatttaaaaattgatatttaaaaGCAGATTGggataaagagaaaaagtgaTTTGGAAGGAAATTTTTTGTCAGGTCATTAAAGTTGTGAATTTTGAGATATTGTTGTTTGAATATATTCTAACAAGCAtttagattggcttctttgtTAATAGCTTCTTAATAGGTTTGGTATGGACAAAATTTATGAAGGCCAAGTCGAGGTGACTGGAGATGAATACAATGTTGAAAGCATTGATGGTCAACCTGGTGCCTTCACCTGTTACTTGGATGCAGGGCTTGCCAGGACTACTACTGGGAATAAAGTTTTTGGGGCCCTGAAGGGAGCTGTCGATGGAGGCTTGTCTATCCCTCACAGGTAATAATAGTATTCAGGGCCTCGTTGCCTGGACTCCAGTACTGCACTGTTTCTAACTGGTTGGGCTGTGGAGATAACTGAACCAATTAGAGTAATAGTAGCTATCATTGTGTACCTGCCATGTGCTGGGTACTGTGCAAAGGGAACCTGGCAGGGTGGGAAGGAACTGTA comes from Delphinus delphis chromosome 1, mDelDel1.2, whole genome shotgun sequence and encodes:
- the RPL5 gene encoding large ribosomal subunit protein uL18 isoform X1; amino-acid sequence: MGFVKVVKNKAYFKRYQVKFRRRREGKTDYYARKRLVIQDKNKYNTPKYRMIVRVTNRDIICQIAYARIEGDMIVCAAYAHELPKYGVKVGLTNYAAAYCTGLLLARRLLNRFGMDKIYEGQVEVTGDEYNVESIDGQPGAFTCYLDAGLARTTTGNKVFGALKGAVDGGLSIPHSTKRFPGYDSESKEFNAEVHRKHIMGQNVADYMRYLIEEDEDAYKKQFSQYIKNNVTPDMMEEMYKKAHAAIRENPVYEKKPKKEVKKKRWNRPKMSLAQKKDRVAQKKASFLRAQERAAES
- the RPL5 gene encoding large ribosomal subunit protein uL18 isoform X2, with the translated sequence MGFVKVVKNKAYFKRYQVKFRRRREGKTDYYARKRLVIQDKNKYNTPKYRMIVRVTNRDIICQIAYARIEGDMIVCAAYAHELPKYGVKVGLTNYAAAYCTGLLLARRLLNRFGMDKIYEGQVEVTGDEYNVESIDGQPGAFTCYLDAGLARTTTGNKVFGALKGAVDGGLSIPHSTKRFPGYDSESKEFNAEVHRKHIMGQNVADYMRYLIEEDEDAYKKQFSQYIKNNVTPDMEEMYKKAHAAIRENPVYEKKPKKEVKKKRWNRPKMSLAQKKDRVAQKKASFLRAQERAAES